A window from Candidatus Woesearchaeota archaeon encodes these proteins:
- a CDS encoding DUF483 domain-containing protein: MSDKNKLRIELNNRKIKLNFNKTNLLDLFSQPLNAINIFLTLNSIKPVSRLELSEEEINKLKSFCIQENLHFCKSEFSFQNPKKFFVYFSKDKEKTLQAKEIESNQNDQKFGQLLGYPSCCTKFYTENYELASRIFNRDHSLITIKNSQNTTNIPFQLNYFLRFFGILLIDFYPCSFQCKEAMNLSKKYFELIQKSNPEFANFIKEKLSTFIYYDNQTGVHIFEKKISKLTKHEFNKFTYENVLLTSQNKDYEIFSKGNTIQISKNTCNKLTLFILNDFKPIGQKDFFGFLNFN; this comes from the coding sequence ATGTCAGATAAAAATAAATTAAGAATCGAACTTAATAATCGAAAAATTAAATTAAATTTTAACAAAACAAATTTATTAGATCTTTTCTCACAACCACTAAATGCGATTAACATATTTTTAACACTTAACTCAATCAAACCAGTTTCAAGATTAGAACTCTCAGAAGAAGAAATTAATAAACTTAAATCATTTTGCATCCAAGAAAATTTACACTTTTGCAAATCAGAATTTAGTTTTCAAAATCCAAAAAAGTTTTTTGTCTATTTTTCAAAAGATAAAGAAAAAACACTCCAAGCAAAAGAAATAGAATCAAATCAAAATGACCAAAAATTTGGACAATTACTAGGCTACCCCTCCTGTTGTACTAAATTTTACACAGAAAATTATGAATTAGCATCAAGAATTTTTAATCGAGACCATTCATTAATAACCATTAAAAATTCACAAAACACAACAAATATTCCATTTCAGTTAAATTACTTCTTACGTTTTTTTGGAATATTATTAATAGATTTTTATCCTTGTTCATTCCAATGCAAAGAAGCAATGAATCTTTCAAAAAAATATTTTGAGCTCATTCAAAAGTCAAATCCCGAATTTGCAAATTTTATCAAAGAAAAACTCTCAACATTTATTTATTATGATAATCAAACAGGAGTGCATATTTTTGAAAAAAAAATCTCAAAATTAACAAAACACGAATTTAATAAATTCACATATGAAAACGTTCTTTTAACATCTCAAAACAAAGATTATGAAATATTTTCAAAAGGAAACACAATTCAAATATCAAAAAATACTTGTAACAAATTAACATTATTTATTTTAAAT